In the genome of Pseudomonas fluorescens, the window CTTTCCCCCTTCGTTCGCAAAGTCATGGTGCTGCTGCACGAAACCGGCCAGCAGAACCGCGTGGCGTTGCAGACCAGCGTGCTCTCCCCGGTCAACCCGGATCTGAGCCTGATCGACGACAACCCCCTGAGTAAAATCCCGGCACTGCGCCTGGCCGATGGCAATGTCATCCACGACAGCCGGGTCATCCTCGACTACCTCGATCACCAGCACGTTGGCAACCCGCTGATCCCCCGCGAAGGTTCGGCCCGCTGGCGGCGCCTGACCCTCGCGTCGCTGGCCGACGGGATCATGGACGCGGCCGTACTGGTGCGCTACGAAGTCGCCCTGCGCGCCCCGGAAAAACACTGGGACGAATGGCTCGACGGCCAGCGCGACAAGATCCGTCGCGCCCTGGCTTTGCTGGAAAAGGACGCGATTGCCGAGCTGACCTGCCACTTCGACGTAGCCGCGATCAGCGTAGCCTGTGCACTGGGTTACCTGGACCTGCGCCATCCGGATCTGGACTGGCGCACAGCGACCCCGCAGTTGGCGGCGTGGTATTTCGAGGTCAGTCAGCGGCCTTCGATGATTGCGACAATGCCGAAGGTTTAGATCTTCGCTGACTGCTCCGCCCCCTTCGCGAGCAGGCTCGCTCCCACCTTTGACTGCGGTCCCATGTGGGAGCGAGCCTGCTCGCGATGGCACCACAACGGATCCAGCGCAAACAACCCGGCAATCAGCGTCGCCAACACCCTCCCCTCTCGCTGGTCTTCCCGCAACCCCACCGACCGGCTCATTGCACCGCTCCAATATCGAAGTCCAAAGGTTTCGGCGTTTTTTGCCCAACCCCGTACCAGTCCAGCTTGCGGGTCAGCACCATGAACACGCCCAGCAAGCCGAACAGCAGCAGCGAGCCCATCAACAGCGCGTAATCCTCTGCACTCAACAGCCCGTAGAGCAGCCCATACAACGCCGCCAATCCCGCGGAAAAGCTCAGCCCGTGTCGCACGCTGCGCAACACGTGGCAAACGTAGAACCCGATCAACAACACACAACCGCTGGCTGACAACAGATACGCCAGGGCAAAGCCGATATGCTCGGATAACGACAGCAACAACAGATAGAAGAACGCCAGTGCCACACCTACCAACGCATATTGCATCGGGTGCACGGCCAGGCTTTTGAGCACTTCGAAGAGGAAGAATCCGGCGAAGGTCAGGACGATGAACAGCAGCGCGTATTTGATCGCCCGTTCGCTTTTCAGGTACTGGTCCACCGGGTCGATGAAGCCCACGCCGAAGCTGCGGCCAGACAACGCCTCACAACCGCCGCGGGACACGCAGCTGTTCAAGGTTTCTTGCAGGTTGGTGGAGAAAAACGAGGTCTGCCAATGGGCGGTAAATCCTTGATCAGTGATCTCGCGCTGGGCCGGCAGGTAGTTGCCGATGAAGCTTGGATGAGGCCAGTTGGCATTCAGCGAAACTTTGCTGGTCTTGCCCACCGGCAGGATCTGTAACTGACCAGTGCCTTGCAGCTTCAGGTCAAAACCGAAGGCCAACTCCGTGGCCTGCTTTGTCTCCAACGCCGGCAGGGTCACGTGAACGCCCTCACCCAGCCAGCCCACCTGGCTGCCCGGAATGAAATCCAGTTTCTGGCCGTTGAGTTCAAGCTTCAAGGCGTTTTCGATACCCCGAATGTCGCTGATACCAACGGCGAGGAACGGCTGGTCGAATCGGTAGTCGGCGAAATCTTCCTTGATGCCCAGTTGAACCGGCAGGGCAAAGTGGCCGCTGATGCGGTTGTCGGCATGGAACAGCCGCGCCTGGTAGATACCTCGGGAACGCAGTTCGGTCTGAACGTCTGCGTCGACTTCGAAGCGCTCCGGCAGAAAATACAACCGACCGCGCTCCTCACCGATCTCCTGATAACGCTTGTTGGTTTTTTCGTGGATCTTCCAGGTGCGCACGACTTTACGATACGGCACCACCATCAGCGGCCCGCTCAATTGCTGGCTGTAACTGGAACTGCGGGCAATGTCTTCGAGCACGCCGTCGCGCAGTTGCTGGCGGTCCTGGATCACGCCGTTGATCATCAGCAGTGGAACCAGCAACAACAGGATCAACAGGGCAATTGCCCCGAGTTTTAGGGTAAGGCTACGGTTCATGGGACTCTCCCTGTTTTGGATGGGGAAAGTCTGGGTTGGCTGTGTGAGGAATGAATGGAGGGAGTGTGGAGACTTTGTGAAGACTGGACCGGTCCTAAGGCAGGTGCACTGTCACTTCCACACCGCCGTCGACATTACCAATACTCATCGTCCCGCCATGCAGCTTGACCACCTCTTCGACAAAATTGAGCCCAAGCCCGGTGCTTTTGCGCCCGCTGTCCGGTCTCGGGAGCGAGTAGAACCGCTCGCTCAGCCTTGGCAACGCATAGTCCGGAATGGCTTCGGACTGATTGAACAATTTGAACTCGACCTGCTCGCCAACTCGCCGGGCACTGAGGCGCAGCAGGCCTTGAACCGGGGTGAAATCCAGGGCGTTTTCCAACAGGTTGCCCAGCGCTTGGCGCAGTAAAAACGGCTCACCACTGAGCATCAAATCCGCTGCAATGCTTTGTTCCACCTGCAACTGACGACTTTCAATTCGCGCCGCCTGAGCACTCAGCAACTCGCTCACCAATGCGCCCAGCGGCACATCGACGCGTTCCTCCAAGCCCTGGCGTTGCTCGACCTGCGCCAGGTTCAAAAGCCGCTCGATCAACTGCTGCATGCGCGCACTTTCGCTGTCGATATTGCCGACAAACCGCTGTCGTTGGGCCGACGGCATCTCGCCTTGCAACAACTCCGCCGCACCGCGAATCGCCGCCAGCGGACTCTTCAGTTCATGGGTCAAGGTGTGCACGTATCGCTCGACGTAAGCCTTGCCTTCAAGCTGCGTGCGCATCTGCTCCACCGCCGTGGCCAACTGCTCCAGTTCACCGCCGCGATAATGCGGCACTTCAACCCGCCGGCCTTCACTGACGCCTTGGGCGTACGCCGTCAATCTTCGCAGGGCACGGCTCAGCCACCAGGACAACAACGCGCCGAACAGCAAACCGAGGCCGATCAACCCGGCGCCATAAGCCAGCAACCGGCGCTCAGTACGATCCACATAAGGCTGCAACGAGCTGTTGGGCTTGGCCACGGTGACCACGCCGATGATCTGGCCGTTGTCGCGAATCGGCGCGCCGACGTGCATCACCGAAGACCCCGGATCGTTCGGGTCATTGCGCGTGGAGCGAGCGCCGTATTCGCCACGCAGGGTCAGGTAGACGTCATTCCAGCGCGAGTAATCCTGCCCCACCGCCGCCCCGCTGGAATCCAGCACGACGATGCCCCTGGCGTCGGTGACGTAGATGCGGTGGTTGACCTGATTCTTTGGCAAACCCCAGATTTTCGCTCCGGGCTGTCGCTCACCATAGGCCTCGAGCAACTCCGGCC includes:
- a CDS encoding glutathione S-transferase family protein; this encodes MSAPSMTLYHNPLSPFVRKVMVLLHETGQQNRVALQTSVLSPVNPDLSLIDDNPLSKIPALRLADGNVIHDSRVILDYLDHQHVGNPLIPREGSARWRRLTLASLADGIMDAAVLVRYEVALRAPEKHWDEWLDGQRDKIRRALALLEKDAIAELTCHFDVAAISVACALGYLDLRHPDLDWRTATPQLAAWYFEVSQRPSMIATMPKV
- the creD gene encoding cell envelope integrity protein CreD; translated protein: MNRSLTLKLGAIALLILLLLVPLLMINGVIQDRQQLRDGVLEDIARSSSYSQQLSGPLMVVPYRKVVRTWKIHEKTNKRYQEIGEERGRLYFLPERFEVDADVQTELRSRGIYQARLFHADNRISGHFALPVQLGIKEDFADYRFDQPFLAVGISDIRGIENALKLELNGQKLDFIPGSQVGWLGEGVHVTLPALETKQATELAFGFDLKLQGTGQLQILPVGKTSKVSLNANWPHPSFIGNYLPAQREITDQGFTAHWQTSFFSTNLQETLNSCVSRGGCEALSGRSFGVGFIDPVDQYLKSERAIKYALLFIVLTFAGFFLFEVLKSLAVHPMQYALVGVALAFFYLLLLSLSEHIGFALAYLLSASGCVLLIGFYVCHVLRSVRHGLSFSAGLAALYGLLYGLLSAEDYALLMGSLLLFGLLGVFMVLTRKLDWYGVGQKTPKPLDFDIGAVQ
- the creC gene encoding two-component system sensor histidine kinase CreC, which translates into the protein MPLGIRIFLVYALFIGLAGYFVLNTVMQEIRPGVRQSTEETLVDTANLMAEILRDDFKVGSLNQNRWPELLEAYGERQPGAKIWGLPKNQVNHRIYVTDARGIVVLDSSGAAVGQDYSRWNDVYLTLRGEYGARSTRNDPNDPGSSVMHVGAPIRDNGQIIGVVTVAKPNSSLQPYVDRTERRLLAYGAGLIGLGLLFGALLSWWLSRALRRLTAYAQGVSEGRRVEVPHYRGGELEQLATAVEQMRTQLEGKAYVERYVHTLTHELKSPLAAIRGAAELLQGEMPSAQRQRFVGNIDSESARMQQLIERLLNLAQVEQRQGLEERVDVPLGALVSELLSAQAARIESRQLQVEQSIAADLMLSGEPFLLRQALGNLLENALDFTPVQGLLRLSARRVGEQVEFKLFNQSEAIPDYALPRLSERFYSLPRPDSGRKSTGLGLNFVEEVVKLHGGTMSIGNVDGGVEVTVHLP